One window of Salegentibacter sp. Hel_I_6 genomic DNA carries:
- a CDS encoding SusC/RagA family TonB-linked outer membrane protein: protein MEKKTSLFLRSICLQKNFKYCLFFLLMVFQINEAYPYAQNQNTVTGTVTDSNGLPLPGVTVQEKGTNNGAQTDFDGNYSITLGDQDAVLVFSFVGMETVEQPVDGQSTINLQMEQGQESLDEVVLVGYGTQNRRSVTTSITKVTEDDFNQGVVPNALSLIQGKVPGLSITRPAGNNPNGGTSIQLRGVTSITGNTEPLIVIDGIPGGNLDLVQQNDIESFDVLKSGAASAIYGTRGNNGVILITTKKGKAGVTSFDYSTFLSRDFVNAKPNFLSAAQYRQAMEDGVFSSNDFGYSTDIFDELVNEANLSQYHNFVASGGGENSNYRVSLYYRNLEGIALENEREEFGVRASFNQSAFDDRLNFQSSIVTNFNNANLLGGGQFGIVTDWNPTAPIYAPYSVDQGTDLYNEGRFGFYQPQRGYNPFSEYENRFNKRQQQTFSGDAKASFEITEGLIVAAFGSYQRNTWNDRQYRSIQDWNQYNDGSQYLGTGYAYKSNLLDHTTTFEPTLTFEREIGDHAFDLLGGYSYQYTTLETFDMNNSGFTTDAFLDWNFGAGNAIIDTDLPRPSLNSFKNDNTLIAFFSRVNYSFKDRYFLQASMRREGSSKFGANNKWGNFPAISAAWLISDEQFMQNADFISSLKIRADYGITGNQGIPNYQSLVTLGTGGRYPIYPDSPNADGQYIPTFYQTYGANKNPNPNLRWERKKEWNVGLDFGLFNNRLTGALDVYNRRTEDLLLSYEVPQPPFVQRTIYTNVGTITNKGVELGMSFKAINSEDFSWTIDMAGSYQENELTTLSNDQFIASEIFGGNIGNPGNLGDAIRNTEGGPIGDFYGKRFAGFTQDGQWLFYKADGSVVPASEISPRDDNAIIGNGMPKYNASLTNTFRYKNFDLTVFLRGKFDYDILNTVDLFYGNPNIGGNVLTSALDQYSHISEQPQYSDYYLESGDFVKLDNVTLGYNFKFGKNSPFSALRVYVNARNLAVITGYTGRDPEVQDTGLYPGVDDRNFYPRTTTITAGMNVKF, encoded by the coding sequence ATGGAAAAAAAGACTAGCCTTTTTTTACGGTCTATTTGCCTTCAAAAGAATTTCAAATATTGTTTGTTTTTCTTATTGATGGTATTTCAGATTAACGAGGCATATCCTTATGCACAGAATCAAAATACAGTAACTGGAACAGTTACCGATTCTAATGGCTTGCCGTTGCCAGGTGTTACCGTCCAGGAGAAGGGAACGAACAATGGTGCTCAAACCGATTTTGATGGGAATTACTCTATTACATTAGGAGACCAAGACGCGGTTTTGGTTTTCTCGTTTGTTGGAATGGAAACTGTAGAGCAACCTGTGGATGGGCAGTCCACGATTAATCTGCAAATGGAACAGGGTCAGGAATCACTGGATGAGGTAGTACTTGTAGGTTACGGTACACAGAATAGACGGTCTGTGACCACTTCTATTACTAAAGTAACTGAAGATGATTTCAACCAGGGGGTGGTGCCGAATGCTCTTTCTCTTATTCAGGGTAAAGTGCCTGGTTTATCCATTACTAGGCCTGCAGGAAATAATCCGAACGGGGGTACTTCAATTCAGCTTAGGGGAGTAACCTCAATTACAGGTAATACGGAACCTTTAATTGTTATAGATGGAATTCCTGGAGGTAATTTAGATCTTGTACAGCAAAATGATATTGAGTCTTTTGATGTACTTAAAAGTGGTGCAGCTTCAGCAATTTATGGAACCCGAGGAAATAATGGAGTAATATTAATTACTACCAAAAAGGGTAAGGCAGGAGTAACCAGCTTTGATTATTCTACATTTTTATCTCGAGATTTTGTGAACGCTAAACCAAATTTTTTATCTGCAGCACAGTATAGGCAGGCTATGGAAGATGGCGTTTTTTCTTCAAATGATTTCGGATATTCTACAGATATATTTGACGAACTAGTTAATGAAGCAAATCTTAGTCAATATCATAATTTTGTTGCTTCAGGTGGAGGAGAAAATAGCAATTACAGAGTCTCATTATACTATAGGAATCTTGAGGGAATTGCGTTAGAAAATGAAAGAGAAGAATTTGGGGTTAGGGCTAGCTTTAATCAATCTGCTTTTGATGATCGATTAAATTTTCAGTCTAGCATTGTAACCAACTTTAATAATGCTAATTTATTAGGAGGAGGTCAATTTGGTATTGTAACCGATTGGAATCCTACTGCACCTATATATGCTCCTTATTCTGTGGACCAAGGAACCGATTTGTATAACGAAGGTAGGTTCGGTTTTTATCAACCACAAAGAGGCTATAACCCCTTTTCCGAATATGAAAACAGGTTTAATAAGCGACAGCAACAAACTTTTTCCGGTGATGCTAAAGCTTCCTTTGAAATTACAGAAGGATTAATAGTGGCCGCTTTTGGATCTTACCAACGTAATACCTGGAATGACAGACAGTATAGGTCAATACAGGATTGGAACCAATATAATGATGGAAGTCAGTACTTAGGAACTGGATATGCTTATAAATCAAATCTTCTGGATCACACCACTACCTTTGAGCCTACTTTGACTTTTGAAAGGGAAATAGGAGATCATGCCTTTGACCTGTTAGGAGGGTATAGTTACCAATATACAACATTAGAGACTTTTGATATGAATAACAGTGGTTTTACTACTGATGCATTTTTAGACTGGAATTTTGGTGCTGGGAACGCAATTATTGATACCGATTTGCCTCGCCCAAGTTTGAATAGTTTTAAAAACGATAATACTCTGATTGCTTTTTTTTCCAGGGTAAATTATTCTTTTAAGGACCGTTATTTCCTACAGGCATCGATGCGTCGGGAAGGGTCTTCTAAATTTGGTGCTAATAATAAATGGGGTAATTTTCCTGCCATTTCTGCTGCCTGGTTAATCTCAGATGAACAGTTTATGCAAAATGCTGATTTTATTTCAAGCCTTAAAATAAGGGCGGATTACGGTATAACGGGAAACCAGGGGATTCCAAATTATCAATCTTTGGTGACGTTAGGAACCGGAGGTCGTTACCCTATCTATCCTGATTCTCCTAATGCCGATGGACAATATATTCCAACTTTTTATCAAACTTATGGAGCTAATAAGAATCCCAATCCTAATTTAAGGTGGGAAAGAAAAAAGGAATGGAACGTTGGATTGGATTTTGGACTATTTAATAACAGATTAACCGGTGCTTTAGATGTTTATAATCGCCGTACCGAAGATTTACTTTTAAGTTATGAAGTTCCTCAGCCACCTTTTGTTCAACGTACAATATATACCAATGTTGGTACTATAACCAATAAGGGTGTAGAATTAGGAATGTCTTTTAAAGCTATTAATTCTGAAGATTTTAGCTGGACTATTGATATGGCTGGTAGTTATCAGGAAAATGAACTAACTACCCTTTCTAATGATCAGTTCATTGCAAGTGAAATTTTCGGAGGAAATATTGGAAATCCAGGGAATTTAGGAGATGCAATTAGAAATACCGAAGGAGGACCAATTGGTGATTTCTACGGGAAACGTTTTGCCGGGTTTACGCAAGATGGTCAATGGCTTTTTTATAAGGCCGATGGTTCTGTTGTGCCAGCCAGTGAGATTAGTCCACGAGATGATAATGCCATTATAGGAAACGGAATGCCGAAGTACAATGCATCCTTAACCAATACATTTCGCTATAAGAACTTTGATCTAACTGTATTTTTACGAGGAAAATTTGATTATGATATCTTAAACACAGTAGACTTGTTCTATGGAAACCCAAATATTGGAGGAAATGTTTTGACTTCCGCTTTAGACCAGTATAGCCATATAAGTGAGCAGCCTCAATATTCAGATTATTATTTAGAAAGTGGAGATTTCGTAAAGCTGGATAATGTAACTCTAGGCTATAATTTCAAATTTGGAAAAAATAGTCCTTTCAGTGCCCTTAGGGTATATGTCAACGCACGAAACCTTGCTGTAATTACTGGATATACGGGTAGAGATCCTGAAGTACAGGATACAGGGCTTTATCCTGGAGTAGATGATAGAAATTTCTACCCTAGAACCACTACGATTACTGCTGGTATGAATGTTAAATTTTAA